Proteins encoded by one window of Vibrio panuliri:
- a CDS encoding GGDEF domain-containing protein: protein MIERREEWLELILNSLPDHVFILDKNGYYVDSYGGNYYSECFNAKSYVGLQLEEVISASKAAELQAHIDQVITTKQTLVVRYSLAKQEHLLLTMEELQNSGLPDESWFEAIITYLAPTLEHPEQVMWSVRNVTQTHLLEKQLKKLSETDELTGVLNRRAFLLELERTLEQSNSSVCLMIDIDHFKQINDMIGHLSGDEVIKHVAQVCQAQIRSSDYIGRLGGEEFGVILSNTNAIQAFDVAERIRLSVNSTACSVDGHEIYPTVSIGVAEYDSEVSSAKSLLINADKAMYYSKRTGRDQVTLYHDGLPDLKISASAKTRILKVS, encoded by the coding sequence ATGATAGAACGCCGAGAAGAATGGCTTGAGCTCATTCTCAACTCTTTGCCTGATCATGTCTTTATATTAGATAAAAACGGATACTACGTAGATAGCTATGGTGGCAACTACTACTCTGAATGCTTTAATGCGAAAAGCTATGTGGGTCTGCAACTCGAAGAGGTCATTTCTGCCTCTAAAGCTGCTGAACTCCAAGCGCACATTGATCAAGTGATCACGACAAAGCAAACCCTTGTGGTTCGATACAGCCTCGCCAAACAAGAACACTTATTGCTTACCATGGAAGAACTGCAAAATAGTGGGCTTCCTGATGAAAGTTGGTTCGAAGCCATCATTACCTACTTAGCGCCAACGCTCGAACACCCCGAGCAAGTTATGTGGTCAGTACGCAACGTGACTCAAACTCATCTGCTGGAAAAACAACTCAAGAAGCTGTCTGAGACCGATGAGCTAACCGGAGTACTAAACCGACGAGCTTTTCTACTCGAACTTGAGCGAACTTTAGAGCAAAGCAACAGCTCAGTTTGTCTAATGATAGATATCGACCACTTTAAGCAAATCAACGATATGATTGGTCATTTATCGGGTGACGAAGTGATTAAGCATGTAGCACAAGTGTGCCAAGCCCAAATACGCAGTAGCGATTACATTGGTCGTCTTGGAGGTGAAGAGTTTGGCGTTATCTTAAGCAATACCAACGCAATCCAAGCTTTTGATGTGGCTGAGCGTATACGCTTGTCAGTCAACTCAACAGCCTGCTCGGTTGATGGACATGAAATTTATCCAACTGTCAGTATCGGTGTTGCAGAGTATGATAGCGAAGTCAGTTCAGCCAAGTCGCTGCTCATCAATGCCGATAAAGCGATGTATTACTCCAAACGAACGGGACGAGACCAAGTCACGCTTTATCATGATGGACTACCGGATCTGAAAATTTCCGCTTCAGCAAAAACTCGAATCTTAAAAGTCTCGTAG
- the accC gene encoding acetyl-CoA carboxylase biotin carboxylase subunit, with protein MLDKLVIANRGEIALRILRACKELGIKTVAVHSTADRDLKHVLLADESICIGPARGIDSYLNIPRIISAAEVTGAVAIHPGYGFLSENADFAEQVERSGFIFVGPKADTIRMMGDKVSAITAMKKAGVPCVPGSDGPLDNDDVKNKAHAKRIGYPVIIKASGGGGGRGMRVVRSEADLTQAIAMTRAEAKAAFNNDMVYMEKFLENPRHVEVQVIADGQGGAIHLGERDCSMQRRHQKVVEEAPAPGITEEMRKYIGERCTRACLEIGYRGAGTFEFLYENGEFYFIEMNTRIQVEHPVTEMVTGVDLIKEQLRVAAGQPLSFTQDDIKIRGHAIECRINAEDPERFLPSPGKIERFHAPGGMGVRWESHIYSGYTVPPHYDSMIGKLITFGENRDVAIARMKNALGEMIVEGIKTNVPLQVAIMNDENFQHGGANIHYLEKKLGLQ; from the coding sequence ATGCTAGATAAATTAGTCATCGCGAACCGAGGTGAAATTGCACTTCGTATTCTTCGCGCATGTAAAGAGCTCGGCATCAAAACTGTAGCCGTGCACTCAACCGCTGACCGCGATCTTAAGCACGTATTGCTTGCAGATGAGTCTATCTGTATTGGTCCAGCACGCGGCATTGATAGCTACCTAAATATTCCACGCATCATCTCAGCTGCTGAAGTGACTGGCGCGGTAGCGATTCACCCAGGTTACGGATTCCTATCTGAAAACGCTGACTTTGCTGAACAAGTAGAGCGCAGTGGCTTTATCTTTGTTGGCCCGAAAGCGGACACAATCCGCATGATGGGTGACAAAGTGTCTGCTATCACAGCGATGAAAAAAGCTGGCGTACCATGTGTACCAGGTTCAGATGGCCCTCTTGATAATGATGATGTAAAAAACAAAGCACACGCTAAGCGTATTGGCTACCCAGTCATCATCAAAGCATCTGGTGGCGGCGGCGGTCGTGGTATGCGTGTTGTGCGCAGCGAAGCGGATTTAACTCAAGCGATTGCAATGACGCGCGCAGAAGCGAAAGCGGCATTCAACAACGATATGGTTTACATGGAGAAATTCCTAGAAAACCCTCGTCACGTTGAAGTTCAAGTGATTGCTGATGGCCAAGGCGGTGCAATCCACCTAGGTGAACGTGACTGTTCAATGCAGCGTCGCCACCAAAAAGTGGTTGAAGAAGCGCCAGCTCCAGGCATCACGGAAGAGATGCGTAAGTACATCGGTGAACGTTGTACTCGCGCTTGTCTTGAAATCGGTTACCGCGGCGCAGGTACGTTCGAATTCCTATACGAAAACGGCGAGTTCTACTTCATTGAGATGAACACACGTATTCAGGTAGAGCACCCAGTAACTGAAATGGTAACGGGCGTAGACCTAATTAAAGAGCAACTGCGTGTTGCGGCAGGTCAGCCACTGTCATTCACTCAAGATGACATCAAGATCCGTGGCCATGCGATTGAATGTCGTATTAACGCAGAAGATCCTGAGCGCTTCCTACCTTCTCCAGGTAAAATCGAACGCTTCCATGCGCCAGGCGGCATGGGTGTTCGTTGGGAATCGCACATCTACTCAGGCTACACTGTGCCACCTCACTACGATTCAATGATCGGCAAATTGATCACTTTTGGTGAAAACCGTGACGTAGCGATTGCCCGTATGAAGAACGCACTAGGTGAGATGATCGTTGAAGGCATCAAAACCAACGTTCCACTGCAAGTAGCGATTATGAATGATGAGAACTTCCAACACGGTGGTGCAAACATTCACTACCTCGAGAAGAAGCTTGGTCTGCAATAA
- the prmA gene encoding 50S ribosomal protein L11 methyltransferase has translation MPWIQIKLNATNENAEMIGDMLMEETGALSVTFLDAQDTPVFEPLPGETRLWGDTDILALYDAEADTQFVLSQIKASNMLAEGFAYKVEQLEDKDWEREWMDNFHPMKFGERLWICPSWREIPEPDAVNVMLDPGLAFGTGTHPTTALCLEWLEGLDLQGKTVIDFGCGSGILAIAAIKLGAEKVIGIDIDPQALLASKDNAERNGVAEQLEVFLPQDQPEGLIADVVVANILAGPLRDLAPIIKGLVKPNGVLAMSGVLDTQAEDVANHYRDELHIEPIKEQSEWCRISGRKQG, from the coding sequence ATGCCTTGGATTCAAATCAAACTCAACGCGACCAATGAAAACGCTGAAATGATCGGCGATATGCTAATGGAAGAGACTGGCGCACTATCAGTGACCTTTTTAGACGCACAAGACACGCCGGTATTTGAGCCTCTACCAGGTGAAACTCGCTTGTGGGGTGATACCGACATCCTAGCTCTGTATGATGCTGAGGCAGACACTCAGTTTGTGCTGAGCCAAATCAAAGCGAGCAACATGCTTGCAGAAGGTTTCGCTTACAAAGTGGAGCAACTAGAAGACAAAGACTGGGAACGCGAATGGATGGATAACTTCCACCCAATGAAGTTTGGTGAGCGTCTATGGATCTGCCCAAGCTGGCGTGAAATCCCAGAGCCGGATGCTGTGAATGTCATGCTAGATCCTGGTCTTGCTTTTGGTACGGGTACTCACCCTACAACAGCACTATGTCTTGAATGGCTAGAAGGTCTAGATCTACAAGGCAAAACAGTTATCGACTTCGGTTGTGGCTCAGGCATTCTCGCGATCGCCGCGATCAAACTCGGTGCTGAAAAAGTTATTGGTATCGACATTGATCCTCAAGCTCTACTTGCATCAAAAGACAACGCTGAGCGCAATGGCGTCGCAGAACAACTCGAAGTATTCCTTCCTCAAGATCAACCAGAAGGCCTGATCGCTGACGTGGTAGTGGCCAATATTCTTGCAGGTCCACTACGTGATTTAGCACCCATCATTAAGGGGCTAGTTAAGCCTAATGGTGTACTCGCAATGTCGGGTGTATTAGACACTCAAGCAGAAGATGTAGCGAATCATTATCGTGACGAGCTTCACATTGAGCCAATTAAAGAGCAAAGTGAGTGGTGTCGCATCTCGGGTCGCAAGCAAGGCTAG
- the dusB gene encoding tRNA dihydrouridine synthase DusB: protein MKIGNYQLKNKLIVAPMAGVTDRPFRELCLRYGAGMAVSEMMSSNPRLWKTAKSKQRMVHEGESGIRSVQIAGADPQLMAEAAQFSVENGAQIIDINMGCPAKKVNKKLAGSALLQYPDIIEDILKTVVNAVDVPVTLKTRTGWDPENKNCIHIAKLAEDCGIQAFALHGRTKACMYKGEAEYDSIKAVKQAISIPVIANGDIDSPEKAKFVLDYTGADALMIGRPAQGRPWIFQEIQHYLENGTVMPELPTEEVKGIMLGHVNALHEFYGEYLGPRIARKHVGWYLKEHEQANEFRRTFNAIDIAAEQLEALEGYFDNVAP, encoded by the coding sequence TTGAAAATAGGTAATTATCAACTCAAGAACAAATTAATCGTCGCCCCAATGGCGGGTGTAACGGATAGACCGTTTCGTGAGTTGTGTCTTCGTTATGGTGCGGGAATGGCTGTCAGTGAAATGATGTCGTCAAACCCAAGACTGTGGAAGACTGCGAAATCAAAGCAACGAATGGTACACGAAGGCGAATCGGGCATTCGCTCGGTACAAATCGCAGGCGCTGATCCCCAGCTGATGGCTGAAGCCGCTCAGTTTAGTGTTGAAAACGGTGCGCAAATCATCGACATCAACATGGGCTGCCCAGCCAAAAAAGTGAATAAGAAGCTAGCCGGCTCTGCCTTACTACAGTATCCAGATATCATCGAAGATATTTTGAAAACCGTGGTCAATGCAGTGGATGTTCCTGTGACATTGAAAACCCGTACTGGCTGGGATCCAGAAAATAAAAACTGTATCCATATCGCTAAATTAGCCGAAGACTGCGGCATACAGGCTTTTGCCCTTCATGGGCGAACCAAAGCATGTATGTACAAAGGTGAGGCCGAATACGACAGCATCAAGGCGGTAAAACAAGCCATCTCTATCCCGGTTATCGCTAACGGTGATATCGATAGCCCAGAGAAGGCAAAATTTGTACTGGATTATACCGGTGCAGACGCACTGATGATTGGACGCCCTGCCCAAGGTCGTCCTTGGATTTTTCAGGAAATCCAGCACTATTTGGAAAACGGCACCGTTATGCCCGAGCTTCCAACTGAGGAAGTAAAAGGCATTATGCTTGGTCATGTGAATGCTCTGCATGAATTTTATGGAGAGTACTTAGGCCCTCGCATTGCGCGTAAGCATGTGGGTTGGTACCTAAAAGAACATGAGCAAGCGAACGAGTTTCGCCGTACCTTCAACGCCATCGATATTGCTGCAGAGCAACTTGAAGCGTTAGAAGGTTATTTTGATAACGTTGCACCATAA
- the zntR gene encoding Zn(2+)-responsive transcriptional regulator, protein MFQIGELAKRCGVTADTLRFYEKNGLIKPAGRSESGYRLYGEKNQKQVAFILKAKELGLSLEEIKELLEIKLEATEHSCAEVKAITTAKLRVIDDKIEELTRIRTALKKINDACCGDVEDNASHCSILGALASDDSNDSCCHHH, encoded by the coding sequence ATGTTTCAGATCGGTGAACTAGCGAAGCGTTGTGGTGTGACGGCCGATACGCTGAGATTTTATGAGAAAAATGGTTTGATTAAACCAGCAGGACGCAGTGAGTCTGGTTATCGTCTGTATGGTGAAAAGAACCAAAAACAAGTGGCGTTTATTCTAAAAGCGAAAGAGTTGGGCTTGAGCTTAGAAGAGATCAAAGAGCTATTGGAGATCAAGTTAGAAGCGACGGAACACAGTTGTGCTGAAGTCAAAGCGATCACCACGGCTAAGCTGCGAGTGATTGATGACAAAATTGAAGAGCTCACGCGAATTCGCACCGCACTGAAGAAAATAAATGATGCTTGCTGCGGCGATGTGGAAGACAACGCAAGTCATTGTTCCATTTTGGGGGCTCTTGCGAGTGACGACTCCAATGACAGTTGCTGTCACCATCACTAA
- the accB gene encoding acetyl-CoA carboxylase biotin carboxyl carrier protein, with amino-acid sequence MDIRKIKKLIELVEESGIAELEISEGEESVRISRHGAVAPVQAAPIQYAAAPAPVAAPAAAPVAAAEVEAAPAAPAGHQVLSPMVGTFYRSPSPDAKSFVEVGQSVKAGDTLCIVEAMKMMNQIEADKSGVVTAILVEDGQPVEFDQPLVVIE; translated from the coding sequence ATGGATATCCGTAAAATTAAAAAGCTGATTGAACTAGTAGAAGAGTCTGGCATCGCTGAGCTAGAGATCTCTGAAGGTGAAGAGTCGGTACGCATTAGTCGTCACGGCGCAGTAGCACCTGTTCAAGCAGCACCAATTCAATACGCAGCAGCACCTGCACCAGTTGCGGCTCCAGCTGCGGCACCAGTAGCAGCGGCAGAAGTTGAAGCGGCTCCGGCAGCACCTGCGGGTCACCAAGTTCTTTCTCCTATGGTTGGTACTTTCTACCGCTCACCAAGTCCAGATGCGAAATCATTCGTAGAAGTGGGCCAAAGCGTAAAAGCAGGCGACACTCTATGTATCGTTGAAGCGATGAAAATGATGAACCAAATCGAAGCGGATAAATCTGGTGTAGTCACTGCAATCCTAGTTGAAGACGGACAGCCAGTTGAGTTCGACCAGCCACTCGTTGTAATCGAATAA
- the aroQ gene encoding type II 3-dehydroquinate dehydratase: MSAKSTILLLNGPNLNLLGLREPTHYGSQTLDQIVATLSQQAADANVELEHLQSNREYELIETIHAAYNRVDFIIINPAAFTHTSVALRDALLGVAVPFIEVHLSNVHAREPFRHHSYLSDKAQGVICGLGAQGYEFALSAAIKHLQAK, from the coding sequence ATGTCAGCAAAATCAACAATTCTACTCCTGAATGGTCCAAACCTTAATCTTTTAGGGCTTCGCGAACCTACACATTATGGTTCACAGACCCTGGATCAAATTGTTGCAACGTTGTCGCAACAAGCGGCAGATGCCAATGTAGAACTTGAACATCTTCAATCGAATCGTGAGTATGAACTGATCGAAACGATTCATGCTGCCTACAACCGAGTGGATTTTATCATTATCAATCCAGCTGCATTTACTCACACCAGCGTTGCGCTGCGAGATGCACTACTTGGGGTAGCCGTTCCATTTATTGAAGTACATTTGTCCAATGTGCATGCTAGAGAACCATTCCGTCACCATTCTTACCTGTCAGATAAAGCACAGGGGGTGATTTGTGGGCTCGGTGCGCAAGGCTACGAATTTGCATTGTCGGCAGCAATCAAACACCTGCAGGCAAAGTAA
- the adhP gene encoding alcohol dehydrogenase AdhP encodes MKAAVVSEFKGPLVIKDIPLPNVKPRDVLVKIHACGVCHTDLHACHGDWPVKPKMPLVPGHEGVGEIVEVGSEIHHLKVGDRVGIPWLYSACGHCDYCLDGQETLCLDQHNAGYSVDGGYAEYCLANGEYAIKIPDGLSYVDAAPLFCAGVTTYKALKVTGVKPGQWVAAIGAGGLGHLAIQYAVAMGMNVIAVDTGEEKMALAKELGAQHCIDFMQESPSERIRQITNGGVHGVVCTAVSQPAFKEAYASVRRGGACVLVGLPPEDMPIPIFDTVLNGVKVIGSIVGTRKDLQECLQFAAEGKVKAITQVKQLEDINEIFADMEKGEITGRIVMDLS; translated from the coding sequence ATGAAAGCTGCAGTAGTTAGTGAATTCAAAGGACCTCTGGTCATCAAAGACATCCCACTACCCAACGTGAAACCGCGTGATGTGCTCGTTAAAATCCACGCTTGTGGGGTATGCCATACCGATTTGCATGCCTGTCACGGAGATTGGCCTGTTAAACCCAAAATGCCATTAGTCCCTGGCCACGAAGGTGTGGGGGAAATTGTCGAAGTCGGTAGTGAGATTCACCACCTAAAGGTCGGCGACCGTGTGGGTATTCCATGGCTATACAGCGCATGTGGACACTGTGATTACTGTTTAGATGGGCAAGAGACCCTTTGCCTAGACCAACACAATGCGGGCTATTCCGTCGATGGAGGCTACGCTGAGTATTGTCTTGCCAATGGTGAATACGCAATCAAAATTCCAGACGGGCTCAGCTATGTCGATGCTGCGCCTCTCTTCTGTGCCGGAGTCACCACCTACAAAGCTCTTAAAGTCACTGGTGTAAAACCGGGTCAATGGGTCGCCGCTATAGGAGCCGGTGGTCTTGGGCATTTAGCCATTCAGTATGCAGTCGCAATGGGGATGAATGTTATCGCCGTAGATACTGGGGAAGAGAAAATGGCATTAGCCAAAGAATTAGGGGCGCAACACTGCATTGATTTTATGCAAGAGAGCCCTTCTGAACGAATTCGCCAAATTACTAACGGTGGCGTACACGGGGTGGTTTGTACCGCGGTTTCACAACCCGCCTTTAAAGAAGCCTACGCTTCCGTTCGTCGAGGCGGCGCTTGTGTGCTTGTCGGTCTGCCTCCAGAAGATATGCCAATCCCTATTTTCGATACTGTACTCAATGGGGTTAAGGTTATAGGTTCGATCGTCGGTACTCGAAAAGACTTGCAAGAGTGTCTCCAGTTTGCTGCCGAGGGCAAAGTAAAAGCAATTACTCAAGTTAAGCAGTTAGAAGACATCAATGAGATCTTCGCCGATATGGAAAAAGGTGAGATTACAGGTCGCATCGTGATGGACCTCAGCTAA
- the purH gene encoding bifunctional phosphoribosylaminoimidazolecarboxamide formyltransferase/IMP cyclohydrolase translates to MNNARPIRRALISVSDKTGIVEFAQALTERGVDILSTGGTARLLAEQGIAVTEVSDYTGFPEMMDGRVKTLHPKVHGGVLGRRGQDDDVMEKHGINPIDMVVVNLYPFAETVAKEGCTLADAVENIDIGGPTMVRSAAKNHKDVTIVVNAKDYTRVINEMDANEKSLTLETRFDLAIAAFEHTAAYDGMIANYFGTMVPSYGENKEGDEESKFPRTFNQQFIKKQDMRYGENSHQDAAFYVEDNPQEASVATARQIQGKALSYNNIADTDAALECVKEFHEPACVIVKHANPCGVALGKDILEAYNRAYQTDPTSAFGGIIAFNQQLDAATAAAIVERQFVEVIIAPSVSAEAIEIVAAKKNVRLLECGEWTTKTTGFDVKRVNGGLLVQDRDQGMVTLDDLKVVSKRQPTEEELKDALFCWKVAKFVKSNAIVYAKGDMTIGVGAGQMSRVYSAKIAGIKAADEGLEVAGSVMASDAFFPFRDGIDAAAEAGIKCVIQPGGSMRDDEVIAAADEHGMAMIFTGMRHFRH, encoded by the coding sequence ATGAATAACGCTCGTCCTATTCGCCGCGCGCTTATCAGCGTATCAGACAAAACAGGTATTGTTGAGTTTGCTCAAGCTCTAACCGAGCGTGGTGTCGACATTCTATCGACTGGTGGTACTGCTCGTTTGCTAGCAGAGCAAGGTATCGCAGTAACTGAAGTATCGGATTACACTGGTTTCCCAGAAATGATGGACGGTCGCGTAAAGACCTTACATCCAAAAGTTCACGGTGGCGTACTAGGTCGTCGCGGTCAAGATGATGACGTAATGGAAAAACACGGCATCAACCCTATCGATATGGTTGTCGTCAACCTTTACCCATTTGCTGAAACTGTCGCCAAAGAAGGCTGTACCCTTGCTGATGCTGTTGAGAACATCGATATCGGTGGTCCAACGATGGTACGTTCTGCCGCAAAAAACCACAAAGATGTAACGATCGTGGTCAACGCTAAAGACTACACTCGCGTCATTAATGAAATGGACGCGAATGAAAAGTCGCTAACCCTAGAAACCCGCTTCGATTTAGCAATTGCCGCATTTGAACATACCGCAGCGTATGACGGCATGATTGCAAACTACTTCGGCACTATGGTTCCATCATACGGTGAGAACAAAGAAGGTGACGAAGAGAGCAAGTTCCCACGCACTTTCAACCAACAGTTCATCAAAAAGCAAGATATGCGCTATGGCGAGAACAGCCACCAAGATGCCGCTTTTTATGTTGAAGATAATCCACAAGAAGCTTCGGTTGCTACTGCTCGTCAAATTCAAGGTAAGGCGCTGTCATACAACAATATCGCGGATACCGATGCTGCGCTTGAGTGCGTTAAAGAGTTCCACGAGCCAGCATGTGTAATTGTAAAGCACGCGAATCCATGTGGCGTAGCACTGGGCAAAGATATTCTTGAAGCTTACAACCGCGCTTACCAGACCGATCCAACTTCTGCTTTTGGCGGCATCATCGCATTCAACCAGCAACTTGATGCTGCAACAGCAGCCGCTATCGTTGAGCGCCAATTCGTGGAAGTCATCATCGCCCCGTCAGTTTCGGCTGAGGCGATTGAGATTGTAGCAGCAAAGAAAAACGTACGTTTACTTGAGTGCGGTGAGTGGACAACGAAAACCACAGGTTTCGATGTTAAGCGCGTGAATGGTGGCTTATTAGTACAAGATCGCGATCAAGGCATGGTAACGCTAGATGACCTGAAAGTCGTTTCTAAACGCCAGCCAACAGAAGAAGAGCTAAAAGATGCACTGTTCTGCTGGAAAGTCGCGAAATTCGTTAAATCAAACGCGATTGTTTACGCCAAAGGCGATATGACTATCGGTGTTGGAGCGGGCCAAATGAGCCGTGTTTATTCAGCAAAAATCGCCGGTATTAAAGCTGCAGATGAAGGCTTAGAGGTTGCAGGAAGCGTTATGGCTTCTGATGCCTTCTTCCCATTCCGTGATGGTATTGACGCGGCAGCGGAAGCTGGTATCAAGTGTGTTATCCAACCTGGCGGCTCAATGCGAGATGACGAAGTTATCGCTGCTGCAGATGAGCATGGCATGGCGATGATCTTTACCGGAATGCGTCACTTCCGCCACTAA
- the fis gene encoding DNA-binding transcriptional regulator Fis, producing MFEQNLTSEALTVTTVTSQDQITQKPLRDSVKASLKNYLAQLNGQEVTELYELVLAEVEQPLLDTIMQYTRGNQTRAATMMGINRGTLRKKLKKYGMN from the coding sequence ATGTTCGAACAAAATCTAACTTCAGAAGCATTAACAGTAACTACAGTAACTTCACAAGATCAAATCACGCAAAAGCCACTACGTGATTCTGTTAAAGCGTCTCTTAAAAACTATCTTGCTCAATTAAACGGTCAAGAAGTTACAGAACTATACGAATTAGTTCTAGCTGAAGTAGAACAGCCACTACTAGACACCATCATGCAGTACACTCGCGGTAACCAAACTCGCGCAGCAACTATGATGGGCATCAACCGCGGTACTCTTCGTAAGAAACTGAAAAAATACGGCATGAACTAA
- the acs gene encoding acetate--CoA ligase, giving the protein MSEVHVYPVKENIKATTHADNDTYLAMYQQSVTDPEGFWSEHGKVVDWIKPYTQVKSTSFDTGHVDIRWFEDGTLNVSANCIDRHLAERGDDVAIIWEGDDPADDKTLTFKQLHHEVCKFSNALKEQGVHKGDVVCLYMPMVPEAAIAMLACTRIGAVHTVVFGGFSPEALSGRIIDSDAKIVVTADEGVRGGRAVPLKKNVDEALTNPEVKTIEKVMVLKRTGGDIDWHEHRDVWWHEATANVSDVCPPEEMKAEDPLFILYTSGSTGKPKGVLHTTGGYLVYATMTFKYVFDYQEGETFWCTADVGWITGHTYLIYGPLANGAKTILFEGVPNYPSTARMSEVVDKHQVNILYTAPTAIRALMAKGNEAVAGTSRTSLRVMGSVGEPINPEAWEWYYKTIGNEKSPIVDTWWQTETGGILIAPLPGATDLKPGSATRPFFGVQPALVDNMGNIIEETAAEGNLVILDSWPGQMRTVYGDHERFEQTYFSTFKGMYFTSDGARRDADGYYWITGRVDDVLNVSGHRMGTAEIESALVAHDKIAEAAIVGIPHDIKGQAIYAYVTLNDGEFPSAELHKEVKDWVRKEIGPIATPDVLHWTDSLPKTRSGKIMRRILRKIATGDTSNLGDTSTLADPSVVEKLIAEKAELA; this is encoded by the coding sequence ATGAGTGAAGTCCACGTTTATCCGGTAAAAGAAAATATCAAAGCAACAACACACGCGGATAATGACACCTACCTTGCTATGTATCAGCAGTCTGTCACCGATCCTGAAGGCTTTTGGAGCGAACACGGTAAAGTGGTCGATTGGATCAAGCCATATACCCAAGTCAAAAGCACCTCATTCGATACTGGTCATGTCGACATTCGTTGGTTCGAAGACGGCACACTCAACGTTTCAGCAAACTGTATTGATCGCCACTTAGCCGAACGTGGTGATGATGTCGCGATCATTTGGGAAGGCGATGATCCAGCGGATGACAAAACGCTCACGTTCAAACAGTTACACCATGAGGTTTGTAAGTTTTCAAACGCACTAAAAGAACAAGGTGTGCATAAGGGTGATGTGGTTTGTCTCTATATGCCAATGGTTCCAGAAGCTGCGATCGCCATGCTAGCCTGTACTCGTATTGGTGCTGTGCACACGGTAGTTTTTGGTGGCTTCTCTCCAGAGGCCTTGTCTGGACGTATTATTGACTCTGACGCAAAAATTGTCGTGACAGCTGACGAAGGTGTTCGTGGTGGGCGTGCCGTGCCGCTGAAGAAAAACGTCGATGAGGCACTGACGAACCCTGAAGTAAAAACCATTGAAAAAGTGATGGTACTAAAACGTACCGGTGGTGATATTGACTGGCACGAGCATCGTGATGTTTGGTGGCACGAAGCAACGGCGAACGTATCTGATGTTTGCCCTCCTGAAGAGATGAAAGCCGAGGATCCACTTTTCATTCTTTATACTTCTGGCTCTACAGGCAAACCCAAAGGCGTACTGCACACCACTGGTGGATATCTCGTTTATGCCACCATGACCTTTAAATACGTATTTGACTACCAAGAAGGGGAAACCTTCTGGTGTACTGCGGATGTCGGTTGGATTACGGGTCACACTTATCTTATCTATGGACCACTTGCCAATGGGGCCAAAACGATTCTGTTTGAAGGTGTCCCTAACTACCCTAGTACTGCCCGCATGAGTGAAGTGGTCGACAAGCACCAAGTTAATATCCTCTACACTGCCCCTACTGCGATTCGCGCATTGATGGCAAAAGGCAATGAAGCCGTTGCAGGGACTTCACGCACCAGCCTACGTGTGATGGGTTCAGTAGGTGAGCCTATCAACCCTGAAGCATGGGAGTGGTACTACAAGACGATTGGTAACGAAAAATCGCCGATTGTGGATACTTGGTGGCAAACCGAAACTGGCGGTATTTTGATTGCCCCACTGCCAGGTGCGACTGATCTTAAACCAGGTTCTGCAACGCGCCCGTTCTTTGGTGTACAACCAGCTTTGGTTGACAACATGGGTAACATCATAGAAGAGACAGCCGCAGAAGGTAACTTGGTAATCCTAGATTCATGGCCAGGTCAGATGCGTACCGTTTATGGTGACCATGAGCGCTTTGAGCAAACTTACTTCTCAACATTTAAAGGCATGTACTTTACCAGTGATGGCGCACGCCGCGATGCCGATGGTTACTATTGGATCACGGGTCGTGTTGATGACGTATTGAATGTCTCTGGTCACCGAATGGGGACGGCTGAGATCGAATCGGCACTCGTTGCCCATGACAAAATTGCCGAAGCCGCTATTGTGGGTATTCCTCATGATATTAAAGGCCAAGCAATCTACGCCTACGTGACACTCAATGACGGCGAGTTCCCGTCAGCTGAGCTGCACAAAGAAGTTAAAGATTGGGTGCGTAAAGAGATTGGCCCGATTGCAACTCCAGATGTTTTACATTGGACCGACTCACTACCCAAAACACGTTCAGGTAAGATCATGCGTCGAATTCTACGTAAGATTGCCACCGGTGATACGAGCAACTTAGGTGATACCTCGACCCTTGCCGACCCAAGTGTGGTCGAAAAACTCATCGCTGAAAAGGCTGAGTTGGCGTAG